One region of Cyanobium sp. M30B3 genomic DNA includes:
- a CDS encoding type II secretion system F family protein, with translation MPTFVASYTNSRGKAASINVDAADATQAKRKLRQRGIRAIEIKSKASGSKATGKDSEKPAVSNSSARLRSLLEARPGVKQKAVFASKMAALVNAGVPIVRSIDLMASQQKLPLFKRALEAVSLEVNQGVGLGTALRRWPQVFDRLTIAMVEAGETGGVLDESLSRLAKLLEDNAKLQNQIKGAMGYPVAVFVIAIAVFLGMTIFIIPTFAGIFDDLGAELPWFTQMMVDLSGLLRSPFALLLVAALATAGYLFLRFYKTPVGRLKVDGLTLKIPLFGDLIQKTTTAQFCRTFSSLTRAGVPILLSLEIVKEITGNAVMASAISQSREEVLQGIPLSLALGRLNVFPELAISMLSIGEETGEMDAMLSKVADFYEDEVETAVKALTSMLEPAMIVLVGGIVASILIAMYLPMFSVFEQIR, from the coding sequence ATGCCCACGTTCGTTGCCAGCTACACCAACAGCCGAGGCAAAGCCGCCAGCATCAATGTGGATGCGGCCGACGCCACTCAGGCCAAGCGCAAGCTGCGCCAGCGCGGCATCCGTGCCATTGAAATCAAATCGAAAGCGTCCGGCTCCAAGGCGACGGGCAAAGACAGCGAAAAACCTGCAGTCAGCAACAGCTCGGCCCGCCTGCGCAGCCTGCTCGAAGCCAGGCCCGGGGTGAAGCAGAAAGCCGTGTTTGCCAGCAAGATGGCTGCCCTGGTGAATGCCGGCGTGCCGATCGTGCGCAGCATCGACCTGATGGCGAGCCAACAGAAACTACCGCTGTTCAAACGGGCCCTGGAGGCGGTGAGCCTGGAGGTGAATCAGGGTGTGGGCCTGGGCACAGCCCTGCGGCGCTGGCCCCAGGTGTTCGATCGACTCACCATTGCCATGGTGGAAGCCGGTGAAACAGGCGGCGTGCTGGATGAATCTCTCAGCCGTCTGGCCAAACTACTGGAAGATAACGCCAAACTTCAGAACCAGATCAAGGGCGCCATGGGTTACCCGGTGGCGGTGTTTGTGATTGCCATTGCCGTATTCCTGGGGATGACAATCTTCATTATTCCTACATTTGCAGGAATTTTTGACGACCTGGGCGCCGAGCTTCCCTGGTTCACTCAGATGATGGTGGATTTAAGTGGCCTGCTGCGGTCTCCCTTTGCACTCCTTCTGGTGGCCGCTCTGGCCACGGCAGGCTATCTATTTTTACGCTTTTACAAAACCCCTGTCGGCCGTCTCAAGGTTGATGGCCTGACCTTGAAAATACCGTTGTTTGGTGATCTGATTCAAAAAACCACAACGGCCCAGTTCTGTCGCACCTTCAGCTCTCTCACCAGGGCAGGAGTGCCAATCTTATTATCACTTGAGATCGTCAAAGAGATCACAGGCAATGCCGTGATGGCCAGTGCCATCAGCCAAAGCCGGGAGGAAGTCTTGCAAGGCATACCGTTGAGCCTGGCACTGGGGAGACTGAATGTCTTTCCTGAACTGGCCATCAGCATGCTCTCAATCGGTGAGGAAACCGGTGAAATGGACGCCATGCTGTCGAAGGTGGCCGATTTCTATGAAGATGAGGTTGAAACCGCTGTAAAAGCTCTGACCTCCATGCTTGAGCCAGCAATGATCGTGCTCGTAGGCGGCATCGTTGCCTCCATTCTTATTGCGATGTATCTACCCATGTTCTCCGTGTTCGAACAAATCAGATAG
- the dnaJ gene encoding molecular chaperone DnaJ: protein MADYYELLGVSRDVDADSLKRAYRRLARQYHPDINKDPGAEERFKEIGRAYEVLSDPQTRARYDQFGEAGLGGGGGMPDMGDMGGFADLFETFFSGFGGGGGGAGPRRRGPRQGDDLRLDLTISFQEAVFGVEKEVQIRHLETCSTCQGSGAKAGSGPTSCGTCGGAGQVRRATRTPFGSFTQLAVCPACEGSGQVIADPCGACGGQGLQQVRKKLRINIPAGVDTGTRLRVANEGNAGMRGGPTGDLYVFLSVQPHAQLRRDGININSEVSLNYLQAILGDTIEVETVDGHEQLEIPSGTQPGAVLTLQGKGVPRLGNPVARGNHLFTVKVQLPTRLSDQERELLEQLAGHHSSKGQKHPHKSGLFGGLFGHRD, encoded by the coding sequence ATGGCCGATTACTACGAGCTCCTCGGCGTCAGCCGGGATGTCGACGCCGACAGCCTCAAGCGGGCCTATCGCCGTCTGGCGCGCCAGTACCACCCCGACATCAACAAGGATCCCGGCGCTGAGGAGAGGTTCAAGGAGATCGGCCGGGCCTATGAAGTGCTGAGCGACCCCCAGACCCGGGCGCGTTACGACCAGTTCGGCGAAGCCGGACTGGGCGGTGGCGGCGGCATGCCCGACATGGGCGACATGGGGGGGTTCGCGGACCTGTTCGAGACCTTCTTCTCCGGTTTCGGCGGTGGCGGCGGTGGGGCCGGACCGCGGCGCCGCGGCCCTCGCCAGGGCGACGACCTGCGTCTCGACCTGACGATCAGCTTCCAGGAAGCTGTGTTCGGCGTGGAGAAGGAGGTGCAGATCCGCCATCTGGAAACCTGCTCCACCTGCCAGGGCTCCGGTGCCAAGGCGGGCAGCGGTCCCACCAGCTGCGGCACCTGTGGCGGTGCCGGCCAGGTGCGCCGGGCCACCCGAACCCCCTTCGGCAGTTTCACCCAGCTGGCGGTGTGTCCGGCCTGTGAGGGATCGGGCCAGGTGATCGCCGATCCCTGCGGCGCCTGTGGGGGTCAGGGCCTGCAGCAGGTGCGCAAGAAACTGCGCATCAACATCCCCGCCGGGGTCGACACCGGCACCCGCCTGCGGGTGGCCAATGAGGGCAATGCCGGCATGCGCGGTGGCCCCACCGGTGATCTGTATGTGTTTCTGTCCGTCCAACCCCATGCCCAGCTGCGCCGGGACGGCATCAACATCAACTCCGAGGTGTCGCTCAACTATCTGCAGGCGATCCTGGGCGACACCATCGAGGTGGAGACGGTCGATGGTCACGAGCAACTGGAGATCCCCAGTGGCACCCAGCCCGGAGCCGTGCTCACCCTGCAGGGCAAGGGCGTGCCCCGGCTGGGCAACCCGGTGGCCCGCGGCAACCACCTGTTCACCGTCAAGGTGCAGCTGCCCACCCGTCTGAGCGACCAGGAGCGGGAACTGCTGGAGCAGCTCGCCGGTCACCACAGCAGCAAGGGCCAGAAACATCCCCACAAGAGCGGCCTGTTCGGCGGCCTGTTCGGCCATCGCGACTGA
- the grpE gene encoding nucleotide exchange factor GrpE: protein MSGDPAVGPEAGIGADQQAPQPAPEPVDHQSANHQSAGDQAEVAQVEGQPPAAEQEPEAPASEASPQSVAQLEAQLTALRAEHDNLNGQYVRLAADFDNFRKRQSRDNDDLRLQITCGTLSEILPVLDNFERARQQLNPQHEEAQTLHRSYQGLYKQLVDVFKQLGVAPMRVEGEPFDPNLHEAVLREESDEHPEDVIVAELQRGYHLNGRVLRHALVKVSMGPGPGAAAGDAPEPSTPASPEA from the coding sequence ATGAGTGGAGATCCTGCGGTGGGCCCCGAAGCCGGTATCGGAGCGGACCAGCAGGCACCGCAACCAGCCCCCGAGCCTGTCGACCACCAGAGCGCCAACCACCAGAGCGCCGGCGATCAGGCGGAGGTTGCCCAGGTCGAGGGGCAGCCGCCTGCCGCTGAACAGGAGCCCGAGGCCCCCGCGTCTGAGGCGAGCCCCCAGAGCGTCGCCCAGCTGGAAGCGCAACTCACGGCCCTGCGCGCCGAGCACGACAACCTCAACGGCCAGTACGTGCGTCTGGCGGCCGACTTCGACAACTTCCGCAAGCGCCAGAGCCGGGACAACGACGATCTGCGCCTGCAGATCACCTGCGGCACCCTGAGCGAGATCCTGCCGGTGCTCGACAACTTCGAGCGGGCGCGCCAGCAGCTCAATCCCCAGCATGAGGAAGCCCAGACGCTGCATCGCAGCTACCAGGGCCTCTACAAGCAGCTGGTGGACGTGTTCAAACAGCTGGGAGTGGCCCCGATGCGCGTGGAGGGCGAACCGTTTGATCCCAACCTGCACGAGGCGGTGCTGCGCGAGGAAAGCGATGAGCACCCTGAGGATGTGATCGTGGCCGAGTTGCAGCGGGGCTATCACCTCAATGGGCGCGTGCTGCGCCATGCCCTCGTGAAGGTGTCGATGGGCCCTGGTCCAGGTGCCGCAGCTGGCGACGCCCCTGAACCGTCCACTCCGGCATCACCAGAGGCCTGA
- a CDS encoding NAD(P)/FAD-dependent oxidoreductase, which translates to MAPSCPAVLPERLPLLVAGGGPAGFMAAISAAEAGVAGVHLLEATPELLHKVRISGGGRCNVTHACWDPRELVGHYPRGSRALRGPFSRFAAGDAVAWFADHGLELVEEADGRLFPRANRSSAVIDCLRRAAAAAGVQVHTAAALQAASPVAGGGFLLQVRLQAGGDQGAGRQAVTIHAERLVLATGSHPSGRRLAASLGHTLVPPVPSLFTLALAGDPLLALAGVSMEPVSLSLELADGRRHRQQGPVLITHWGLSGPATLRLTAFAARDLQACGYRATLQVDWSGGRSAADLEACFQQGRTAQARRLLANWRPWPELSRRLWQHLLERAGVEPTRRWADLTRAQQQHLLGDLRGSRHRVSGRGPFGEEFVTAGGVPLGEVDLARMESRRQPGLHLVGELLDVDGVTGGFNFQHCWSSGWLVGQALAEP; encoded by the coding sequence ATGGCTCCATCCTGCCCAGCGGTCCTGCCGGAGCGGCTGCCGCTGTTGGTGGCCGGCGGCGGCCCGGCCGGCTTCATGGCGGCGATCAGTGCCGCCGAGGCGGGGGTGGCCGGCGTGCACCTGCTGGAGGCCACCCCCGAACTGCTGCACAAGGTGCGCATCAGCGGCGGGGGCCGCTGCAACGTGACCCACGCCTGCTGGGACCCGCGGGAGCTGGTGGGTCACTACCCCCGCGGCAGCAGGGCCCTGCGCGGTCCCTTCTCCCGCTTTGCGGCTGGCGATGCGGTGGCCTGGTTCGCCGACCACGGCCTGGAGCTGGTGGAGGAGGCGGATGGGCGCCTGTTCCCCCGGGCCAACCGCTCCAGCGCCGTGATCGACTGCCTGCGCCGCGCCGCCGCGGCCGCTGGCGTGCAGGTGCACACCGCCGCGGCCCTGCAGGCGGCCAGCCCGGTGGCGGGCGGTGGCTTCCTGCTGCAGGTGCGCCTCCAGGCTGGGGGGGATCAAGGGGCCGGCCGCCAGGCCGTCACGATCCATGCCGAGCGGCTGGTGCTGGCCACCGGCAGCCATCCCAGTGGTCGCCGGCTCGCCGCCAGCCTGGGCCACACCCTGGTGCCGCCTGTGCCATCGCTGTTCACCCTGGCCCTGGCCGGCGACCCCCTGCTGGCCCTGGCCGGGGTGAGCATGGAGCCGGTGAGCCTCAGCCTTGAGCTGGCCGATGGCCGCCGCCACCGCCAGCAGGGGCCGGTGCTGATCACCCACTGGGGTCTGAGCGGCCCGGCCACCCTGCGGCTCACCGCCTTTGCTGCCCGCGACCTGCAGGCCTGCGGCTACCGGGCCACCCTCCAGGTCGACTGGAGTGGCGGCCGCAGTGCCGCAGATCTCGAGGCGTGTTTTCAGCAGGGCCGCACGGCCCAGGCCCGGCGCCTGCTGGCCAACTGGCGCCCCTGGCCCGAGCTCAGCCGCCGTCTCTGGCAGCACCTGCTGGAGCGGGCCGGAGTGGAGCCCACCCGCCGCTGGGCTGACCTCACCAGGGCCCAGCAGCAGCACCTGCTGGGCGACCTGCGCGGCTCCCGGCATCGGGTGAGCGGCCGCGGTCCCTTCGGCGAGGAGTTCGTCACCGCCGGCGGCGTCCCCCTGGGGGAGGTGGACCTGGCCCGCATGGAGAGCCGACGTCAGCCGGGTCTCCATCTGGTGGGCGAGCTGCTCGATGTGGATGGGGTCACCGGCGGCTTCAACTTTCAGCACTGCTGGAGTTCCGGCTGGCTGGTGGGTCAGGCTCTTGCCGAACCCTGA
- a CDS encoding type II/IV secretion system protein — MTRTPSRPVPPPSSAEQERLELELLLGLPVLSSSQLRPDLLSELGLPLQRWRQLGACPTAAPRAGELALAIPHHWNDEQKQRLTLELAEHDLRPRFQLALAGEIQQALEHAVATPEPARSAGSSAPPAPAAPARASQQRSLTRDLSLPNTGSELQKVNDLEDLEVSAAEASSSANTSPIVSLVDRILIEALTSGASDIHIEPQEQALEIRFRIDGVLQKHFEDLPRGLTPAVTSRLKIMADLDIAERRLPQDGRIRRMFRGRKMDFRVSTLPSRSGEKVVMRLLDSGATQLGLDTLITDIPARQTLRELGSKPYGMVLVTGPTGSGKSTTLYALLAERNDPGINISTVEDPIEYTLNGITQTQVNRDKGLDFATALRAFMRQDPDVLLVGETRDLETAKTAIEAALTGHLVMTTLHCNDAASAIARLDEMGVEPFMVSASLLGIVSQRLVRRVCVNCRISYRPSQEELSRFGLVASQESEVTFYRANITGNAVDDCCPACNGTGYKGRVGVYEILRMTDPIAAAVAKRQTTDVIRRMALENGMKTLLGYGLQLVREGHTTLAEVERMLLTDSSLESERRSRSLTMLSCESCGAGLHEDWLECPYCLTSR; from the coding sequence ATGACCCGCACCCCCTCCAGACCGGTTCCTCCGCCGAGCAGTGCGGAGCAGGAGCGCCTGGAACTGGAACTGCTGCTGGGGCTCCCTGTGCTCAGCTCAAGTCAGCTGAGACCGGACCTGCTCTCGGAACTGGGCCTGCCCCTGCAGCGCTGGCGCCAGCTGGGTGCCTGTCCCACGGCCGCGCCCCGGGCCGGCGAGCTCGCGCTGGCCATCCCCCACCACTGGAACGACGAGCAGAAACAACGGCTCACCCTGGAACTGGCCGAGCACGATCTGCGGCCCCGTTTCCAGTTGGCCCTGGCCGGGGAGATCCAGCAGGCCCTCGAGCATGCCGTCGCCACCCCGGAGCCAGCACGGTCAGCCGGTAGCAGCGCACCGCCCGCGCCCGCTGCGCCGGCCCGGGCAAGCCAGCAGCGGTCCCTCACCAGGGACCTGAGCCTGCCCAACACCGGCAGCGAGCTCCAGAAGGTGAACGACCTGGAGGACCTGGAGGTGAGCGCGGCCGAGGCCAGCTCCAGCGCCAACACCTCGCCGATCGTGAGCCTGGTGGACCGGATCCTGATCGAGGCGCTCACCAGCGGGGCCAGTGACATTCACATCGAACCCCAGGAGCAGGCCCTGGAAATCCGCTTTCGGATCGATGGGGTGCTGCAGAAGCACTTCGAGGACCTGCCCAGGGGGCTCACCCCAGCGGTGACCTCGAGGTTGAAGATCATGGCCGACCTGGACATCGCCGAACGGCGCCTGCCCCAGGACGGCCGGATCCGGCGCATGTTCCGGGGCCGCAAGATGGACTTCCGCGTCAGCACCCTGCCCAGCCGCAGCGGCGAGAAGGTGGTGATGCGCCTGCTGGACAGCGGCGCCACCCAGCTCGGCCTGGACACCCTGATCACTGACATCCCCGCCCGGCAGACCCTGCGGGAACTGGGATCCAAGCCCTATGGCATGGTGCTGGTCACGGGCCCGACCGGCTCAGGCAAGTCGACCACCCTGTATGCCCTGCTGGCCGAACGCAACGACCCCGGCATCAACATCTCCACCGTTGAGGATCCGATCGAGTACACCCTCAACGGCATCACCCAGACCCAGGTGAACCGTGACAAGGGTCTGGATTTCGCCACGGCCCTGCGGGCCTTCATGCGCCAGGACCCGGACGTGCTGCTGGTGGGGGAAACGCGCGACCTGGAAACGGCGAAAACAGCCATCGAGGCCGCTCTCACAGGCCACCTGGTGATGACCACGCTGCACTGCAACGACGCGGCCAGCGCCATCGCCCGGCTCGATGAGATGGGGGTGGAGCCCTTCATGGTGAGCGCATCCCTGCTGGGCATCGTGTCGCAGCGACTGGTGCGCAGGGTGTGTGTCAACTGCAGGATCAGCTATCGCCCCAGCCAGGAGGAACTCAGCCGCTTCGGTCTGGTGGCCAGCCAGGAATCGGAGGTGACCTTCTATCGCGCCAATATCACCGGCAATGCCGTGGATGACTGCTGCCCAGCCTGCAATGGCACGGGTTACAAGGGTCGGGTGGGTGTGTACGAGATTCTGCGCATGACCGACCCGATCGCAGCAGCCGTGGCCAAGCGCCAGACCACGGATGTGATTCGCCGGATGGCTCTGGAAAACGGCATGAAGACCCTGCTCGGCTATGGCCTGCAACTGGTTCGCGAAGGCCATACCACCCTGGCTGAAGTGGAGCGGATGCTGCTCACGGATTCCAGCCTGGAAAGCGAACGTCGCTCCCGCTCCCTGACCATGCTCAGCTGTGAAAGCTGCGGCGCCGGGCTGCACGAGGACTGGCTGGAATGCCCCTATTGCCTCACCAGTCGCTGA
- a CDS encoding type IV pilus twitching motility protein PilT — translation MAVMIEDLMSQLVADGGSDLHLSAGLPPYGRFNGQLRPINEERLNEETCNKLIFSMLNNAQRKQLEQTWELDCSYGLKGVARFRVNVYRQRGTYAACLRALGNSIPDMETLGLPPIVEEVSRYPKGLVLVTGPTGSGKTTTLAAILDHINKNRAEHILTIEDPIEFTYRSVKSVVHQRQLNDDTRSFANALRAALREDPDVILVGEMRDLETIQLAITAAETGHLVFGTLHTSSAAQTVDRMVDVFPASQQTQIRVQLSTSLVAVFAQTLCKRHNPAPGQFGRVMAQEIMVNTPAIANLIREGKTAQLYSQIQTGGQMAMQTLEKALAELVMTKQITLEEALAKTGKAEELKRLVSQLS, via the coding sequence ATGGCCGTGATGATCGAGGATCTGATGAGTCAGCTCGTTGCCGATGGCGGCAGCGACCTGCACCTCAGCGCGGGACTTCCGCCCTATGGACGGTTCAACGGCCAGCTGCGACCGATCAACGAGGAACGGCTCAATGAGGAGACCTGCAACAAGCTGATCTTCTCGATGCTCAATAATGCCCAGCGCAAACAACTGGAGCAGACCTGGGAGCTGGACTGCTCCTATGGCCTCAAAGGCGTGGCCCGCTTCCGGGTGAATGTGTACCGGCAGCGGGGGACCTACGCCGCCTGCCTGCGGGCCCTGGGCAATTCCATCCCGGATATGGAAACCCTTGGTTTGCCGCCGATTGTGGAAGAGGTGAGCCGCTATCCCAAGGGGCTGGTTCTGGTGACAGGGCCAACCGGATCGGGCAAGACCACCACCCTGGCAGCGATTCTCGACCACATCAATAAAAACCGTGCTGAACATATCCTCACAATTGAGGATCCGATCGAATTCACCTATCGATCGGTGAAGAGTGTGGTGCACCAGCGCCAGCTCAACGACGACACCCGCAGTTTTGCCAATGCCCTGCGGGCAGCCCTGCGGGAAGATCCGGATGTGATCCTGGTGGGCGAGATGCGCGATCTGGAAACCATTCAGCTGGCGATCACCGCCGCTGAGACCGGCCATCTGGTGTTCGGTACCCTGCACACCAGCTCCGCCGCCCAGACCGTGGACCGGATGGTGGATGTGTTTCCCGCCAGCCAGCAGACCCAGATCCGGGTGCAGCTCAGCACCAGCCTGGTGGCCGTGTTTGCCCAGACCCTCTGCAAACGCCACAATCCGGCGCCTGGCCAGTTCGGGCGAGTGATGGCCCAGGAAATCATGGTGAACACCCCAGCCATCGCCAACCTGATCCGGGAGGGAAAAACAGCGCAGCTCTATTCCCAGATCCAGACAGGCGGACAGATGGCAATGCAGACCCTGGAGAAGGCCCTGGCCGAACTGGTGATGACCAAGCAGATCACCCTGGAGGAGGCCCTGGCCAAAACCGGCAAGGCAGAAGAGCTGAAACGGTTGGTCAGCCAGTTGAGCTGA
- a CDS encoding sulfurtransferase TusA family protein, whose product MTSQLDLRGTPCPVNFIRARLTLEELAPGQWLQLDLDPGEPERSVREGLEQAGHRVQSSPHPQAPAAVRLLVRRHAG is encoded by the coding sequence ATCACCAGCCAGCTCGACCTCCGGGGCACCCCCTGCCCCGTGAACTTCATCCGGGCCCGGCTCACCCTGGAGGAGCTGGCTCCCGGCCAATGGCTGCAACTAGACCTGGATCCGGGTGAACCGGAGCGGTCGGTGCGGGAGGGGCTTGAGCAGGCCGGCCATCGGGTGCAGAGCAGCCCCCATCCCCAGGCTCCGGCGGCCGTGCGGCTGCTGGTGCGACGCCATGCCGGCTGA